GAAATTTGAGGTAAATCCGGTCTGTTATTGAACTCAAACCCCTGGTTGGATCAAAACGGTCCATTTATATGGAAAATTCCAGACGAGGGTTTGACAAAAGTTAATAGGCATATCATCGTATCTTATGTGAGTTTTGTGCATAATCCGGTCACAAAACAGTGGGATACTTCCGCGAATATTATTGAAAAATGAGAGGACTTCTTATGACGGTAACGACCAAATCCGCCGCCAAGATCGCTTTGGCAGCCCTTATTCTGGCCTCCGTCGCGGCCTGTACCAAGAAGGAGCCCGTGGTCGACACGCCGGCGCCAACCCCTCCGCCGGTGACCAGCACCCCAACCCCACCGCCCGCCCAACCGCCGGTCGCCACTGTGCCGCTGCCGGGCATCGTTCCGGGTTCGCAACAGGATTTCGTCGTTAATGTGGGCGATCGCGTCTATTTCGACACCAATTCCTCCAGCATCCGCGCTGATGCGCAAGGCATCC
The window above is part of the Asticcacaulis sp. MM231 genome. Proteins encoded here:
- the pal gene encoding peptidoglycan-associated lipoprotein Pal, which codes for MTVTTKSAAKIALAALILASVAACTKKEPVVDTPAPTPPPVTSTPTPPPAQPPVATVPLPGIVPGSQQDFVVNVGDRVYFDTNSSSIRADAQGILAAQAAWLVRYPAVNIRIEGNADERGTREYNFALGARRAQAVSDFLTGKGVVPGRISTISYGKESPIDDGSGEASWEKNRNAHTSLTSGAQ